A portion of the Luxibacter massiliensis genome contains these proteins:
- a CDS encoding response regulator produces the protein MAISCRATAKEKLSCSSPFGFFRFSGLYFKRYFEVYIATGGTDALRLLEHQKVDAICSDYNMQNGTGLDLLVEIRQKGIPVPFLLMSGDDDCLFKKQTKFYGGVFCCKTDYDLIGKIKALINTETK, from the coding sequence ATAGCTATTTCCTGTCGGGCGACGGCAAAAGAAAAACTGTCGTGTAGCAGTCCTTTTGGATTTTTTAGGTTTTCTGGTCTCTACTTTAAAAGGTATTTTGAGGTTTATATAGCAACAGGGGGAACAGATGCTTTGCGATTACTGGAACATCAAAAAGTCGATGCAATCTGTTCTGATTACAATATGCAGAATGGCACAGGACTGGATTTACTCGTAGAAATTCGTCAAAAAGGAATCCCTGTCCCTTTCCTGCTTATGTCTGGCGATGATGATTGCCTGTTTAAAAAACAGACAAAATTTTATGGTGGCGTTTTCTGTTGCAAAACCGATTATGATTTGATCGGAAAAATAAAAGCTTTGATTAACACTGAAACGAAATAA
- a CDS encoding ABC transporter permease subunit — MIRSLMKQEVKANYKLYVIFLSIIAMYAVTLVAMYDPSLKDSLESLEESMPVVLAAFGMQDMGTTLLDFIITYLYKFVLIVTPFIYSIVMCYRLLAKYVENGSLAYLLNSKHGRTKIVITQWVNLFLGVVVMIAFNTGLMIVCCSMMFKGALDIPRFLLLNLGLLALQLFIAAFCFMFACLFNDVKYSIGCGAGGISLFIIMQMFFSVYDNAKILLYCNPLSLFNPRQLVNGNIVSVISLVVLLGLTAIFLTIGLLGFRRKDLPL, encoded by the coding sequence ATGATCCGCTCATTGATGAAACAAGAAGTAAAAGCGAACTATAAATTATATGTTATTTTTTTAAGTATCATTGCAATGTATGCTGTCACACTGGTGGCAATGTATGATCCATCACTAAAGGACAGTCTGGAATCATTAGAGGAAAGTATGCCGGTTGTTCTTGCTGCATTCGGTATGCAGGATATGGGGACGACCTTGCTGGATTTCATCATTACATACCTGTATAAATTTGTTTTGATTGTTACACCGTTCATTTACAGTATCGTAATGTGCTATCGCCTACTTGCAAAGTATGTGGAAAATGGATCACTTGCCTATCTGCTAAATTCAAAGCATGGCAGAACGAAAATTGTTATAACACAATGGGTCAATCTGTTTTTGGGGGTGGTTGTGATGATCGCATTCAATACAGGATTGATGATTGTATGCTGTTCCATGATGTTCAAAGGCGCATTGGATATACCCCGGTTTTTATTACTAAATTTAGGCTTGCTCGCCCTGCAATTATTCATTGCGGCGTTTTGCTTTATGTTTGCTTGTCTATTCAATGATGTTAAATATTCAATCGGCTGTGGGGCCGGGGGAATTTCGTTGTTCATCATTATGCAGATGTTTTTTTCTGTATATGATAATGCCAAAATTCTTCTTTACTGCAATCCATTGAGTTTGTTCAATCCAAGGCAGCTTGTCAATGGAAATATTGTTTCGGTTATTAGCCTTGTGGTTTTGTTGGGATTAACTGCTATTTTTCTGACAATTGGATTGTTGGGATTTAGACGAAAGGATTTGCCACTTTAA
- a CDS encoding ABC transporter ATP-binding protein: protein MKMIEVHNLTKDYGNYRGIFDLSFTVDQGEVVGFLGSNGAGKTTTIRHLMGFIHPQQGISKIFDMDTFSAAKQIQSKVGYLPGEISFLNDRMTGNEFIRFMMETKENVSTEQVRHLVDYFELDTRIKIKKMSKGTKQKLGLVVAFMHNPSVLILDEPTSGLDPIMQNKFVELIKSEKDKGKTIFMSSHIFEEVENTCDRVLMVKDGHLIADKGIQSIRGTNKKHYTITFATPELAKAFTRVHADSTFDGNYKVSFLLDSSVNDLVHELVHYDVQDIAVRNQTIEEVFMQHYGGTKA from the coding sequence ATGAAGATGATTGAAGTACACAATTTGACAAAAGACTATGGAAACTATAGAGGAATTTTTGATTTAAGTTTTACTGTTGACCAAGGAGAGGTTGTTGGATTTCTGGGATCAAACGGTGCGGGCAAAACAACGACCATAAGACATTTGATGGGATTTATCCATCCCCAGCAGGGTATATCTAAAATTTTTGATATGGATACGTTCTCTGCGGCAAAGCAAATACAATCAAAAGTTGGTTATTTACCGGGAGAAATATCATTCTTGAATGACCGAATGACTGGCAATGAGTTCATCCGATTTATGATGGAAACAAAAGAGAATGTTTCCACAGAACAGGTTCGTCACCTCGTAGATTATTTTGAATTAGATACTCGTATCAAGATCAAAAAAATGTCAAAGGGGACAAAACAGAAATTAGGGTTAGTCGTTGCATTTATGCACAATCCGTCTGTGTTAATCTTAGATGAACCGACCAGCGGATTAGACCCTATTATGCAAAATAAGTTTGTCGAGCTTATAAAATCAGAAAAAGACAAAGGGAAAACGATATTTATGTCGTCCCACATTTTTGAAGAAGTCGAAAACACTTGTGATAGAGTGCTGATGGTTAAAGACGGACACTTGATTGCCGATAAAGGTATCCAGAGTATTCGGGGTACGAACAAAAAGCACTACACGATTACCTTTGCAACCCCTGAACTTGCAAAGGCATTTACACGGGTTCATGCTGACAGTACATTTGATGGAAATTATAAGGTATCTTTTCTACTGGATAGCTCTGTCAATGATCTTGTGCATGAATTAGTACATTACGATGTGCAAGATATAGCAGTAAGAAACCAAACAATCGAAGAAGTATTTATGCAGCATTATGGAGGAACTAAAGCATGA
- a CDS encoding TetR/AcrR family transcriptional regulator codes for MSAEKFEELPSEKKMRIINAGLECFGQYGYKKANTDLIVEKAGISKGLLFYYFKNKETFYLYLCDFCSKVSLEAVDVAEMSAITDFFDMLDFGIRTKLKIWSDYPYMYDFSLRMVLFQDEKVSASVNDYLAENFDTTFDEYFKNIDFSRFKEDIDPKYIYKMFLWLSEGYLSEKHRTNQPIVFEEAIAEFEKWKAMIKQISYKEEYL; via the coding sequence TTGTCTGCGGAGAAGTTTGAGGAATTACCGTCCGAAAAGAAAATGCGGATTATAAACGCAGGACTGGAATGTTTCGGGCAATACGGATATAAAAAGGCAAACACTGATTTGATTGTTGAAAAAGCAGGAATATCTAAAGGACTGTTATTTTACTACTTCAAAAATAAAGAAACGTTTTATCTTTACCTGTGCGATTTTTGCAGCAAAGTTTCTTTGGAAGCAGTAGATGTAGCGGAAATGAGTGCCATAACTGATTTTTTCGATATGTTGGACTTCGGGATAAGAACCAAATTGAAAATATGGTCTGACTATCCTTATATGTATGATTTTTCGCTGCGGATGGTTCTTTTTCAAGACGAAAAAGTTTCGGCTTCGGTTAATGATTATCTCGCTGAAAATTTTGATACCACATTCGATGAATACTTCAAGAACATTGACTTTTCGCGATTCAAAGAGGACATTGATCCGAAGTACATTTACAAAATGTTTTTGTGGTTATCCGAGGGGTATCTGTCCGAAAAGCATCGAACTAATCAACCGATTGTGTTTGAGGAAGCTATTGCGGAATTTGAAAAATGGAAAGCAATGATTAAACAGATTAGTTATAAAGAGGAATACTTATGA
- a CDS encoding single stranded DNA-binding domain-containing protein yields MSAIIFLPGRPTTDPQIMQAKNSNTTYTTLDISCPQRGADGNKETVFYSCYFNSFLADRLMKAGVKKGTGLIIIGDLELHPFVHQKGKNQGKPNSGPSVVVKDWQFAPLTYDDVNGANPGVPGGVPQNGYGQPGGAPVPNQQGGYPTPAQGGYPQASDAPAGNYAPTGAAPQNQNGYARGGQGRTNAPQGNVPQNGYRQPQNGYAPNPGSAPNYAQGNPNQQPSGGYAPGNGAAPGTQGGYPGDGFTQVTEQQAETLPFVA; encoded by the coding sequence ATGTCAGCAATCATCTTTTTACCAGGGAGGCCAACAACGGATCCTCAGATCATGCAGGCAAAGAACAGCAACACAACCTACACGACTCTGGACATCTCCTGCCCCCAGAGGGGAGCAGACGGAAACAAAGAGACTGTATTCTATTCCTGCTATTTCAATTCATTTCTGGCAGACCGCCTGATGAAAGCAGGTGTTAAAAAAGGCACCGGACTGATTATCATTGGAGATCTGGAGCTGCATCCCTTCGTTCATCAGAAGGGGAAAAACCAGGGAAAACCGAACTCCGGCCCCAGCGTGGTTGTCAAAGACTGGCAGTTTGCGCCCTTGACTTATGACGATGTAAATGGGGCTAATCCCGGTGTACCCGGAGGCGTTCCTCAGAACGGCTACGGACAGCCCGGAGGAGCTCCTGTTCCCAATCAGCAGGGCGGATACCCGACACCCGCACAGGGAGGCTATCCACAGGCATCCGATGCTCCTGCCGGCAATTATGCACCTACAGGCGCCGCACCACAGAACCAGAATGGCTATGCACGGGGAGGACAGGGAAGAACAAATGCTCCACAGGGGAACGTACCGCAGAACGGTTACAGACAGCCCCAGAACGGCTATGCTCCGAATCCTGGAAGCGCACCGAATTACGCACAGGGCAATCCGAACCAGCAGCCTTCCGGCGGCTATGCTCCTGGAAACGGGGCAGCTCCGGGAACACAGGGCGGCTATCCGGGAGATGGATTTACCCAGGTTACAGAACAGCAGGCAGAGACACTTCCCTTTGTCGCTTGA
- a CDS encoding AAA family ATPase, whose translation MASGKLVESWTFQRTLPEPFKDYTDDAVFKNIASKYCTQPQKRSTLHAATLQAVLTYMELEEPAGGKSAEELGAIGSQTNTYTVAEYPSRTGELHVVVYNPANGKFIAGKYTVPPDTENTPEKYVFKDSENTGTALLFALMPTFLSDEEFNEKYQQLKEYRAAGYPDMDEAAETAAVLCDNAYRRIRYSDTLATGGIRTDIAANGVIPLLKPLALQTGTYAPTEIIHGTFQVLKPGNTFKKKAEVIAKADFVGQYILSPARVLTPEEELTVPVLPDWYIIPKEVKRICEHAKITTDTVQPMRNFLLRGPAGTGKTEGAKAVASGLHLPYRCLTCSANTEVFDLLGQILPDVDGKRTALERQYPSFQDIMLDPASAYEKLTGTYDENVTEDQVYKQLIDTIFDEMHEYYASKTSQQHFRYVDTPLVEAIRNGYLIEIQEPTVIANPGVLVGLNSLMDRCNSVFLPNGETVQRHPDMVIVVTTNNDYAGCKPLNQSVISRMSVLIDLMEPDEETLVERVVGVTGCKEKKTVQTMARIVHSISEYCRENLITDGCCGVRELISWVQSYMVCGDIREAAHYTILPSATADAISRAEVEESCLDTVLPS comes from the coding sequence ATGGCAAGTGGAAAATTAGTGGAGAGCTGGACCTTCCAGCGCACGCTCCCAGAACCTTTTAAGGACTATACGGATGACGCCGTGTTTAAGAATATCGCATCCAAATACTGTACCCAGCCGCAAAAGAGAAGCACGCTCCATGCGGCTACCCTGCAGGCCGTCCTGACCTATATGGAACTGGAGGAGCCCGCAGGTGGGAAGTCGGCAGAGGAACTGGGGGCAATCGGGAGCCAGACCAATACCTATACGGTGGCAGAATATCCCAGCCGTACCGGAGAACTTCATGTGGTGGTCTATAACCCTGCAAACGGGAAATTTATTGCCGGGAAGTACACGGTGCCGCCGGATACGGAAAATACACCGGAGAAATATGTATTCAAAGATTCCGAGAATACAGGAACTGCTTTGTTATTCGCTCTGATGCCTACGTTTCTTTCCGATGAGGAGTTCAATGAGAAATACCAGCAGTTAAAGGAATACCGTGCAGCCGGTTATCCGGACATGGATGAGGCGGCAGAAACGGCGGCTGTCCTTTGTGACAACGCTTACCGCCGGATCCGATACAGTGATACGCTCGCAACGGGAGGGATCCGCACGGATATTGCTGCCAATGGTGTCATCCCGCTGCTGAAGCCGCTGGCTCTTCAAACGGGAACCTATGCGCCTACGGAAATCATCCACGGGACTTTCCAGGTACTGAAACCCGGCAACACCTTTAAGAAAAAAGCGGAAGTCATAGCGAAAGCGGATTTTGTGGGACAGTATATCCTGTCACCTGCCCGTGTACTGACTCCGGAGGAGGAACTGACCGTCCCGGTACTGCCGGACTGGTATATCATCCCGAAGGAAGTCAAACGGATCTGTGAACACGCAAAAATCACTACGGACACGGTACAGCCCATGCGGAACTTTCTCCTTCGTGGCCCTGCCGGTACGGGAAAAACGGAAGGAGCCAAAGCAGTTGCTTCCGGGCTTCATCTTCCTTACCGGTGCCTGACCTGTTCCGCAAATACAGAGGTATTCGATCTGCTCGGGCAGATCCTGCCGGATGTGGACGGGAAACGCACTGCCCTGGAGCGGCAGTATCCGTCTTTCCAGGATATCATGCTGGACCCGGCAAGCGCCTATGAAAAACTGACCGGAACCTACGATGAAAATGTTACAGAAGATCAGGTCTACAAGCAGCTCATTGATACTATTTTTGATGAAATGCACGAATACTATGCCTCCAAAACCAGCCAGCAGCATTTCCGCTACGTGGATACGCCGCTGGTGGAAGCAATACGGAACGGATACCTGATTGAGATACAGGAGCCGACGGTCATTGCAAATCCCGGTGTGCTAGTGGGATTAAACTCCCTGATGGACCGATGCAACAGTGTGTTTCTCCCCAACGGTGAAACGGTACAGCGGCATCCGGATATGGTGATCGTCGTGACAACCAACAATGACTATGCAGGCTGCAAGCCCTTAAACCAGTCCGTAATCTCCCGTATGAGTGTGCTCATCGACCTGATGGAGCCGGATGAGGAGACACTGGTGGAACGGGTGGTTGGCGTTACCGGCTGCAAAGAGAAAAAGACCGTTCAGACAATGGCACGGATCGTCCACTCCATCTCGGAATATTGTCGGGAAAACCTGATCACAGATGGATGCTGCGGTGTCCGGGAACTGATTTCCTGGGTGCAGTCCTATATGGTCTGCGGCGATATCCGGGAGGCGGCCCATTACACCATCCTGCCTTCTGCTACGGCAGATGCGATCAGCCGTGCGGAGGTTGAGGAAAGCTGTCTGGATACTGTCCTGCCGTCCTGA
- a CDS encoding helix-turn-helix transcriptional regulator, with translation MGKTPLTEPEMYALLAKNLSYLRKSQGGLSQKTVARILHLPPKTIMNYENCRATPLAYAVLKLADYYGCSVEDLLTKNLTERK, from the coding sequence GTGGGTAAAACGCCTCTTACAGAACCAGAAATGTATGCACTTCTTGCAAAAAACCTGTCCTACTTACGCAAATCTCAGGGCGGGCTTTCCCAAAAAACGGTGGCACGGATCTTACACCTGCCGCCAAAAACCATTATGAATTACGAAAACTGCAGGGCCACTCCGCTTGCCTATGCTGTCCTGAAACTGGCAGATTATTACGGCTGCTCCGTGGAAGACCTGCTGACAAAAAATCTCACAGAAAGGAAATAG
- a CDS encoding nitric oxide reductase activation protein NorD, translated as MNSNQKKLKQMIREEESFITDQEFFTSSAFHQYLTSQARAATGRYCYGLQALISWDESDGAALAYTDSYKIYLNAANRVTQSFPSRFLRALSLVGMTGHETAHLLFTDFTTRNLYLTNLGNGSFYPEDPSVELPVYQKNQTEILDALQEKDKAVSLTLQTCAASLQNILEDIYIEARMCAAFPGSFRKGIQLNNLRMLEQIPDLHEQLSRDYQPFTIATNLLLAYCRSGTISNRFHSDSEYLDVLTDGMEYIDTALEAPSIKERLTATNCLLVLFWDFIKPLVEEMREKLEQKNETEATEELQDLLDQQIAGSTPIPLGKGGGEVKNIPSAKGGAGTNPQDADFFSSKGRQESLKEAEKVMEEEGGRIALAKTSAILDGNDPGVTYASQYAGTGYEDAASDIARVLNEAATEKAQAAYEQQLTEELQKAANDIHYGNAHAGIHVTIHRVQDIPDRLIRQYEEVAPPLLRASKRLQSSLLPLLKEEAEGGKQKNLLYGRRLDMRSFHHQDGSFFIRTRLPADEQRLAVGLLIDESGSMGWGDRITHARKTAIVLYDFCVSLGIPVTIYGHSTDYRGVALYSYAEFDSVDENDRYRLMDMIDRSGNRDGAALRFVAEHLAKRPENRKLLILISDGQPADTGYRGTEAEADLRGIKKEYARQNIVLFAAAIGEDKDAIQRIYQEGFLDITRLDDLPKNLTLLVKQYLK; from the coding sequence TTGAACAGCAACCAGAAAAAATTAAAGCAGATGATTCGGGAAGAGGAATCTTTCATTACCGATCAGGAATTTTTTACGTCCTCTGCCTTCCATCAGTATCTGACCTCCCAGGCACGTGCTGCTACCGGGCGTTACTGCTACGGCCTGCAGGCACTGATTTCCTGGGACGAATCCGATGGTGCGGCACTGGCTTACACAGACTCTTATAAGATCTACCTGAACGCAGCAAACCGTGTTACCCAGAGCTTTCCGTCCCGCTTCCTGCGGGCGCTGAGCCTGGTAGGGATGACCGGACATGAGACGGCTCATCTTTTGTTTACGGATTTCACCACCCGGAACCTCTACTTGACAAACCTGGGGAACGGCTCTTTTTACCCGGAAGATCCTTCCGTGGAGCTGCCGGTTTATCAGAAAAACCAGACGGAGATCCTGGACGCCCTGCAGGAAAAGGACAAGGCCGTATCTCTGACCTTGCAGACCTGTGCGGCTTCTCTTCAGAACATCCTGGAAGACATCTATATTGAAGCGAGGATGTGTGCTGCCTTTCCCGGCAGCTTCCGAAAGGGCATCCAGCTCAATAACCTGCGGATGCTGGAGCAGATCCCGGATCTTCACGAACAGCTCAGCCGGGATTACCAGCCGTTTACGATTGCAACCAACCTGCTTCTGGCTTATTGCCGGTCCGGCACCATCAGCAACCGCTTCCACAGCGACAGCGAATATCTGGATGTGCTGACCGATGGCATGGAGTATATCGACACAGCACTGGAAGCACCATCAATTAAGGAACGGCTGACTGCGACAAACTGTCTGCTTGTCCTGTTCTGGGACTTTATCAAACCGCTGGTAGAAGAAATGCGGGAAAAGCTGGAACAAAAGAATGAAACAGAAGCAACAGAGGAGCTTCAGGATCTTCTGGATCAGCAGATTGCGGGCAGCACGCCCATTCCTCTGGGAAAAGGTGGTGGGGAGGTAAAAAATATCCCTTCCGCCAAAGGAGGCGCAGGCACCAATCCGCAAGACGCAGATTTCTTTTCTTCCAAGGGCCGTCAGGAAAGCCTGAAGGAAGCGGAAAAAGTGATGGAGGAGGAAGGCGGGCGGATTGCCCTTGCCAAGACCAGCGCTATTTTAGACGGCAATGATCCGGGCGTAACCTACGCATCCCAGTATGCCGGCACCGGCTATGAGGATGCGGCATCAGATATTGCCCGTGTCTTAAATGAAGCCGCAACAGAAAAGGCGCAGGCAGCCTATGAACAGCAGCTGACAGAAGAATTACAGAAAGCAGCAAATGATATCCATTACGGAAATGCCCATGCCGGTATCCATGTGACCATTCATCGGGTACAGGACATCCCAGACCGGCTGATCCGGCAGTATGAGGAAGTTGCACCTCCTCTTCTCAGGGCTTCCAAGCGCCTGCAGAGTTCCCTACTGCCCCTCTTAAAAGAGGAGGCGGAAGGCGGAAAGCAGAAGAACCTTCTGTATGGACGGCGGCTGGATATGCGCTCCTTCCATCACCAGGACGGTTCTTTCTTCATCCGAACCAGGCTCCCAGCCGATGAACAGCGGCTGGCAGTAGGGCTCCTGATTGACGAAAGCGGATCTATGGGCTGGGGTGACCGTATCACTCACGCCAGAAAGACAGCCATTGTCCTTTATGACTTCTGTGTCAGCCTGGGGATCCCGGTGACCATCTATGGCCATTCCACGGATTACCGGGGCGTAGCCCTCTATTCCTATGCGGAGTTTGACTCTGTGGACGAGAATGACCGCTACCGGCTGATGGATATGATAGACCGCAGCGGCAACCGGGACGGCGCAGCGCTCCGCTTTGTTGCAGAGCATCTGGCGAAAAGACCGGAGAACCGGAAACTTCTGATCCTGATCTCCGACGGTCAGCCAGCCGATACCGGCTATCGCGGCACGGAGGCAGAGGCGGACCTGCGGGGGATCAAGAAGGAATACGCCAGACAGAATATTGTTCTGTTTGCGGCAGCCATTGGAGAGGACAAGGATGCCATCCAGCGCATCTATCAGGAAGGGTTTCTGGACATTACCCGTCTGGATGACCTGCCGAAAAACCTGACGCTCCTCGTTAAACAGTACCTCAAATAA
- a CDS encoding AbrB/MazE/SpoVT family DNA-binding domain-containing protein, protein MSIAVIRNMDTQGRIIIPADIRKETGIRSGSTLEIATDGTTIRIRKCTPRNTGSKELRDFLEPLYKNIRCGLAISSTDCILASKGCYLPEGAQITEELRSLIQEGREMFSQSGLCPPVPDCSRKVAALFPVTLALASKKAALLLIPEPGRCLSGAECNCTRLIANMITRKCKPNE, encoded by the coding sequence ATGAGTATTGCCGTGATACGAAACATGGATACCCAGGGGCGCATCATCATCCCTGCGGATATCCGCAAAGAAACAGGCATCCGCAGCGGCAGCACCCTGGAGATTGCCACGGATGGGACAACCATCCGCATCCGGAAGTGTACGCCCCGGAATACCGGTTCCAAAGAACTCCGGGATTTCCTGGAGCCTCTCTATAAGAACATCCGCTGCGGGCTTGCCATCAGCAGCACTGACTGCATCCTGGCATCCAAAGGCTGCTATCTGCCAGAAGGTGCACAGATCACAGAGGAACTGCGTTCTCTTATCCAGGAGGGCAGAGAAATGTTTTCTCAATCAGGCCTCTGCCCGCCAGTTCCCGACTGCTCCCGGAAGGTTGCCGCACTGTTTCCGGTCACTTTAGCTCTGGCTTCTAAAAAAGCAGCGCTATTGCTGATCCCGGAGCCAGGACGGTGCTTATCGGGCGCCGAGTGTAACTGCACACGCCTGATAGCAAACATGATTACCCGTAAATGCAAACCGAATGAATAG
- a CDS encoding sigma-70 family RNA polymerase sigma factor translates to MKALHPLTEEQRIFAEKHHDFIYQYLNGRHLNIEDYYDTAVFGYLKAVQDYLEKPELQQYRFSTIARIAMRDALATEWKKQNRPMSRAYLEEYQEDTVELDVFLPVRQERLAEAMDDRNRLLALLAYLTPKERQVVHLQADGYTYHEIAEICNITSHGVHSRFYRLRRKVRSLDGMEV, encoded by the coding sequence ATGAAAGCATTGCACCCATTAACAGAAGAACAGAGAATTTTCGCAGAGAAGCACCATGATTTTATCTATCAGTATCTGAACGGACGCCACCTGAATATCGAGGATTACTACGATACCGCTGTCTTTGGCTATCTGAAAGCCGTACAGGATTATCTGGAGAAACCGGAACTTCAGCAGTACCGCTTCTCCACCATCGCCCGCATCGCCATGCGGGATGCACTGGCAACGGAATGGAAAAAACAGAACCGGCCCATGAGCCGGGCTTATCTGGAGGAGTATCAGGAAGATACCGTTGAACTGGACGTTTTCCTTCCTGTCCGGCAGGAACGTCTGGCAGAGGCAATGGATGACCGGAACCGCCTGCTGGCGCTTCTGGCTTATCTGACGCCGAAGGAGCGCCAGGTGGTCCATCTGCAGGCGGACGGCTACACCTACCACGAAATTGCCGAGATCTGTAATATTACATCCCACGGGGTACACAGCCGGTTCTACCGCCTCCGCAGAAAAGTACGGAGTCTGGATGGAATGGAGGTGTGA
- a CDS encoding helix-turn-helix domain-containing protein has protein sequence MSIGKTILNVRKEKGMSQEEFGELFHVTRQTVSNWENEKNYPDLNTLVTMSDMFEISLDKLLKEDKQMVKTIDKERLYGKYYKHKQSIIDFFTGAGTGLVISCCISPDSIRRTVILCIGIAMFLIGGVKKLRWDKEVVKYLEKQEKEQ, from the coding sequence ATGAGTATTGGAAAAACAATATTAAATGTTCGAAAGGAAAAAGGAATGTCACAGGAGGAATTCGGCGAATTATTTCATGTTACCAGACAGACGGTATCAAATTGGGAGAATGAAAAAAACTATCCAGATTTGAATACGTTAGTAACTATGAGTGATATGTTTGAAATTTCTCTGGATAAATTATTGAAGGAGGACAAACAAATGGTAAAAACAATAGATAAGGAAAGATTATACGGGAAGTATTATAAACATAAGCAATCTATTATTGATTTTTTTACAGGTGCTGGTACAGGACTAGTGATTTCGTGTTGTATTTCTCCAGATTCAATTAGAAGAACGGTTATACTTTGCATTGGGATTGCGATGTTTTTAATTGGTGGAGTTAAGAAACTTAGATGGGACAAAGAGGTTGTTAAGTATCTGGAAAAGCAAGAAAAGGAGCAATAA
- a CDS encoding SOS response-associated peptidase — MCGRYYVDDETAREIEKLVRDLDRKLQIERTGDVFPAQNATIIKGQEHHLAAEQMRWGFPGFEKGKLLINARAESALERRAFRDSIQNRRCIIPSRGFYEWNKNKEKFTFEREDATVLFMAGCYNRYEDEERFVILTTEANSSVALIHNRMPLILEPEEVEDWVLDDRATEYLLHKTPGLLKAHAEYEQMRLF, encoded by the coding sequence ATGTGTGGACGTTATTATGTGGATGATGAGACGGCAAGGGAGATTGAGAAGCTGGTACGGGATCTGGATAGGAAATTGCAGATAGAGCGCACTGGTGATGTTTTCCCAGCGCAAAATGCTACAATAATAAAAGGGCAGGAGCACCATCTTGCTGCAGAACAGATGAGATGGGGCTTCCCAGGGTTTGAGAAAGGAAAGCTGCTGATCAACGCAAGGGCAGAGAGTGCCCTGGAACGTCGGGCTTTTCGGGATAGTATACAGAACAGGCGTTGCATCATTCCGTCCAGAGGTTTTTACGAATGGAATAAGAACAAGGAGAAGTTCACTTTTGAACGGGAAGATGCTACAGTGCTATTTATGGCAGGATGCTATAATCGATATGAGGATGAGGAAAGGTTTGTGATCCTCACAACGGAGGCAAACTCTTCCGTGGCGCTGATCCACAACCGGATGCCGTTGATCCTGGAGCCGGAGGAGGTGGAGGACTGGGTACTGGATGACAGGGCAACCGAGTATTTGTTGCATAAGACGCCGGGACTGTTAAAGGCTCATGCTGAGTATGAACAGATGCGGTTGTTTTAA